A portion of the Krasilnikovia cinnamomea genome contains these proteins:
- a CDS encoding SRPBCC family protein, whose translation MLADVPGLIRVENTAPEDMLARCLELTHSVYPHDQVYGRFCTVQEYVDCPPEQVYDYLRHGHHLQEWTYSVRDFAPAGEPGLWVGRDRLAERTPIYCRVLANADAMTVDYHCAWDQGERLWMIYLMRVVPAALVLDRPGSVITWTNCRHPYYDHNPRPDLAPRPDRPWVGDYWDLFYAGHGIELANLKSILEYRHANGLPVSVPPTVAAPR comes from the coding sequence ATGTTGGCTGACGTACCCGGACTCATCCGGGTGGAGAACACCGCGCCGGAGGACATGCTGGCCCGCTGCCTGGAGCTGACCCACTCGGTCTACCCGCACGACCAGGTGTACGGGCGGTTCTGCACCGTGCAGGAGTACGTCGACTGCCCGCCGGAACAGGTCTACGACTACCTGCGCCACGGCCACCATCTGCAGGAGTGGACGTACAGCGTGCGGGACTTCGCCCCGGCCGGCGAGCCCGGACTGTGGGTGGGCCGGGACCGGCTGGCGGAGCGGACGCCGATCTACTGCCGGGTGCTCGCCAACGCCGACGCGATGACCGTCGACTATCACTGCGCGTGGGATCAGGGCGAGCGGCTCTGGATGATCTACCTGATGCGGGTGGTCCCGGCCGCGCTGGTGCTCGACCGCCCCGGCTCGGTGATCACGTGGACGAACTGCCGGCATCCGTACTACGACCACAATCCCCGTCCGGACCTCGCGCCGCGGCCGGACCGGCCGTGGGTCGGCGACTACTGGGACCTGTTCTACGCCGGGCACGGCATCGAGCTGGCCAATCTCAAGTCGATCCTGGAGTACCGGCACGCCAACGGACTGCCGGTCAGCGTCCCGCCGACGGTGGCGGCGCCACGGTGA
- a CDS encoding NucA/NucB deoxyribonuclease domain-containing protein has protein sequence MYLRARPRILVASLLMTAATIAATPPAAAAPPDAGPAHAATPDAMAKPAHMPIARPGADAARTPSGLTQRTCAPTSNTRSVCLTPGRPSRRPASSALAPVPFPAWCADSDGGVPVAATRTAACRITGLVLTTWETVNGTTRVTGELNMDVYDYTYSSVDLPNWIHQIGLSPWSGWGAAVNSTVTGTLAAAGDCVVNGASSFPVQSLSPANNVTRSGDAGARTTATAVGAIGYCTTTWNLRLVPAGYPAATASSAMAEISCDNAVPANGSRPMRVGCVVPWFPAQVLYSQSRYPSLASHVSRAQGSGLPGRTFNDPLTRNVDQATIDLNRSRACGDAPSISGKSCDEYPLASTHQGLAFGGSRRTFSGCNINAPTNVTGPTGASACMITASENNAQGGLMAAFYYDYRVLGNDPFRVGIGS, from the coding sequence ATGTATCTGCGTGCCCGACCAAGAATCCTGGTCGCGTCGCTGCTCATGACTGCCGCCACCATCGCCGCCACACCGCCGGCCGCCGCCGCCCCGCCCGACGCCGGCCCGGCCCACGCCGCCACACCGGACGCGATGGCCAAGCCGGCCCACATGCCGATCGCCCGGCCGGGCGCGGACGCCGCGCGCACGCCGTCGGGCTTGACCCAGCGGACCTGCGCCCCAACGTCGAACACCCGATCGGTCTGCCTCACACCCGGACGGCCGAGCCGGCGGCCCGCGTCGTCCGCGCTGGCGCCGGTACCGTTCCCGGCCTGGTGCGCCGACAGCGACGGCGGGGTGCCCGTCGCAGCCACCCGCACCGCGGCGTGCCGCATCACCGGCCTGGTCCTGACGACCTGGGAGACGGTCAACGGGACCACCCGCGTCACCGGTGAACTGAACATGGATGTCTACGACTACACCTACAGCTCGGTGGACCTGCCGAACTGGATCCACCAGATCGGCCTGTCGCCGTGGTCAGGGTGGGGCGCCGCCGTCAACTCCACGGTCACCGGCACGCTCGCGGCAGCCGGCGACTGCGTGGTCAACGGCGCATCGTCGTTCCCGGTGCAGTCGTTGTCGCCGGCCAACAACGTCACGCGGTCCGGGGACGCCGGAGCCCGCACCACCGCGACGGCAGTCGGCGCGATCGGCTACTGCACCACGACCTGGAACCTGCGCCTGGTCCCCGCCGGCTACCCGGCAGCGACCGCATCGTCGGCGATGGCGGAGATCTCCTGCGACAACGCCGTGCCCGCCAACGGCTCCCGGCCGATGCGGGTCGGTTGCGTGGTGCCGTGGTTCCCCGCGCAGGTGCTGTACAGCCAGAGCCGCTACCCGTCCCTGGCCTCCCACGTCTCCCGCGCCCAGGGCTCCGGGCTGCCCGGCCGCACCTTCAACGACCCGCTGACCCGCAACGTCGACCAGGCCACCATCGACCTGAACCGCAGCCGGGCCTGCGGCGACGCGCCCAGCATCTCGGGCAAGAGCTGCGACGAGTATCCGCTGGCCTCGACCCATCAGGGGCTGGCGTTCGGCGGCAGCAGGCGTACGTTCTCCGGCTGCAACATCAACGCCCCGACCAACGTGACCGGACCCACCGGGGCGAGCGCCTGCATGATCACCGCGAGTGAGAACAACGCCCAGGGCGGCCTCATGGCGGCCTTCTACTACGACTACCGAGTCCTGGGCAACGATCCGTTCCGGGTGGGGATCGGCAGCTGA
- a CDS encoding thiamine pyrophosphate-binding protein — MGERIRLVDYVVNELLRAGVRHVFGVGGANIEDLYDAVYATAGRLRGVVAKHEFSAATMADGCARCTGRLAVVAATSGGGAMNLVPGLAEAYASRVPVLALVGQPPTGQQGRGAFQDSSGLGGSFDARDVFAPVSRFCVRVDEPDAIVKALPEAVAAALAEPRGPAVLLLPKDVQQAGVEVPTPPVAFASAIPAVADPAVLARAAAVLAGARTALIVAGEGVAAGGARDELVALARRLGAWVAVTPDAKDVFDNADPAFAGVAGAMGHANVAGCLGRAEVCVLVGTRLPVMARAGLEAALAATPVVCLDPEPPFVPGLAVGGALRPALRGLLDRLPPGGRACPPHAGPAPLAATTSARTADARAVAGAGAVGGAGAVGGAGAVGGAGAVGAVAAALPPDADVFVDAGNAGATAIHLLPAPPRGRFVVAVGMGGMGYAFGAGIGAALASGRRTYVLAGDGAFLMHGLEVHTAVEYGAPVTFVIFNNNAHAMCVTRERLLYGDAYSYNLFHPVDIARGLAAASARLPATAADGPDELRAACERSNATAGPALVAVDLDPAELPPFGPFLAALGRPATAHTTTDEAEASGDRIHVG, encoded by the coding sequence GTGGGAGAGCGCATACGGCTCGTGGACTACGTGGTGAACGAACTGCTCCGGGCGGGCGTCCGGCACGTCTTCGGCGTCGGCGGGGCGAACATCGAGGATCTCTACGACGCGGTGTACGCGACCGCCGGGCGGCTGCGCGGGGTGGTGGCCAAGCACGAGTTCTCGGCCGCGACCATGGCCGACGGCTGCGCCCGGTGCACCGGACGGCTCGCGGTCGTCGCCGCCACCTCGGGTGGCGGGGCGATGAACCTGGTGCCGGGACTCGCCGAGGCGTACGCCTCCCGGGTGCCGGTGCTGGCCCTGGTGGGCCAGCCGCCGACCGGCCAGCAGGGGCGCGGGGCGTTCCAGGACTCCAGCGGACTGGGCGGCTCGTTCGACGCCCGGGACGTCTTCGCCCCGGTGTCGCGGTTCTGCGTCCGGGTCGACGAGCCGGACGCGATCGTCAAGGCGTTGCCCGAGGCCGTGGCGGCGGCGCTGGCCGAGCCGCGCGGCCCGGCGGTGCTGTTGCTGCCGAAGGACGTGCAGCAGGCCGGGGTCGAGGTGCCGACGCCGCCGGTGGCCTTCGCTTCGGCGATCCCGGCGGTCGCCGACCCGGCCGTCCTCGCGCGGGCCGCCGCCGTGCTGGCCGGTGCCCGGACCGCGCTGATCGTCGCGGGCGAGGGGGTCGCCGCCGGGGGTGCCCGCGACGAGCTGGTCGCGCTCGCCCGGCGCCTGGGCGCGTGGGTCGCGGTCACCCCGGACGCGAAGGACGTCTTCGACAACGCCGATCCCGCGTTCGCGGGGGTGGCCGGGGCGATGGGCCATGCCAACGTCGCGGGTTGCCTGGGCCGGGCCGAGGTGTGCGTGCTGGTCGGTACCCGCTTGCCGGTGATGGCGCGGGCCGGGCTGGAAGCGGCGCTCGCCGCCACCCCGGTGGTCTGCCTGGACCCGGAGCCGCCGTTCGTGCCGGGCCTCGCCGTGGGCGGTGCGCTCCGGCCGGCCCTGCGCGGCCTGCTCGACCGGCTGCCGCCCGGCGGGCGGGCCTGCCCGCCACACGCCGGCCCAGCGCCACTGGCCGCAACAACCAGCGCCAGGACAGCCGACGCCAGGGCGGTAGCCGGTGCCGGGGCGGTGGGCGGTGCCGGGGCGGTGGGCGGTGCCGGGGCGGTGGGCGGTGCCGGGGCGGTGGGCGCGGTGGCGGCGGCGTTGCCGCCCGACGCCGACGTCTTCGTCGACGCCGGCAACGCCGGTGCCACCGCGATCCACCTGCTGCCGGCGCCGCCGCGCGGCCGGTTCGTGGTCGCGGTCGGCATGGGCGGGATGGGGTACGCGTTCGGCGCCGGGATCGGCGCCGCGCTGGCCAGCGGCCGGCGCACGTACGTCCTCGCGGGTGACGGCGCGTTCCTCATGCACGGCCTGGAGGTACACACGGCGGTGGAGTACGGCGCCCCGGTCACCTTCGTGATCTTCAACAACAACGCGCACGCGATGTGCGTGACCCGGGAGCGGCTGCTCTACGGCGACGCCTACAGCTACAACCTGTTCCACCCGGTCGACATCGCCCGGGGGCTGGCCGCCGCGAGTGCGCGGCTGCCGGCGACCGCCGCGGACGGCCCCGACGAGCTGCGCGCCGCGTGCGAGCGCAGCAACGCGACCGCCGGGCCGGCCCTGGTCGCCGTCGACCTGGACCCGGCGGAGCTGCCGCCGTTCGGCCCCTTCCTGGCCGCCCTCGGGCGGCCCGCGACCGCACACACCACGACCGACGAAGCGGAGGCGTCCGGTGACCGGATCCATGTTGGCTGA
- a CDS encoding glycosyltransferase family 2 protein, producing MFPVTVVIATRNRCQQLVRLLDRHTAPVIVVDNGSQDGTAEMVESRFPHVRVIRLRENAGAAARNIGVAAAETPYVAFADDDSYWESDALASAARLLAAHPRAALLTGRVLAGEDGRLDAVSRQMAAAPLGVPRDLPGPSVLGFLACAAVVRRDAFLAVGGFEPKLHMYGEEALLAMDLASAGWGLAYVPSLVVRHFPESTGRDPGARRRREARNALLTAWTRRPLSVGARAALRSLASRDSRGGLLDALTELPWVRRHRRPVAARVEAALRALACAPPPHLAPAPDVSLAVSER from the coding sequence GTGTTTCCCGTAACCGTGGTCATCGCCACGCGAAACCGCTGCCAGCAGCTGGTGCGCCTGCTGGACCGGCACACGGCCCCGGTGATCGTCGTGGACAACGGTTCGCAGGATGGCACCGCGGAGATGGTGGAGAGCCGCTTTCCCCACGTCCGCGTGATCCGCCTGCGGGAGAACGCGGGCGCGGCCGCCCGCAACATCGGCGTGGCGGCCGCCGAGACGCCGTATGTGGCCTTCGCCGATGACGATTCCTACTGGGAGAGCGACGCGCTGGCGTCCGCGGCACGGCTGCTGGCCGCGCATCCGCGGGCGGCGCTGCTGACGGGGCGGGTTCTTGCCGGCGAGGACGGCCGCCTCGACGCCGTCTCCCGGCAGATGGCCGCCGCGCCGCTCGGGGTGCCCCGCGACCTGCCGGGTCCGTCGGTGCTGGGCTTTCTGGCATGCGCCGCCGTCGTGCGCCGCGACGCGTTCCTGGCGGTCGGCGGCTTCGAACCCAAACTTCACATGTACGGCGAGGAGGCGCTGCTGGCCATGGACCTCGCGAGCGCCGGCTGGGGGTTGGCGTACGTGCCGTCCCTCGTGGTGCGGCATTTTCCGGAGTCCACCGGCCGGGACCCGGGCGCCCGGCGCCGGCGGGAGGCCCGCAACGCCCTGCTCACCGCCTGGACGCGCCGGCCGCTCAGCGTCGGTGCCCGCGCGGCGTTGCGGTCCCTGGCCAGCCGCGACTCTCGAGGCGGGCTGCTCGACGCGCTCACCGAGCTGCCGTGGGTACGGCGTCACCGCCGCCCGGTGGCGGCGAGGGTCGAGGCGGCACTGCGGGCCCTCGCCTGCGCGCCGCCGCCCCACCTCGCTCCCGCGCCGGATGTCTCGCTGGCCGTCTCGGAACGCTGA
- a CDS encoding amidohydrolase family protein: MRSHNGYLGLRADRVFDGERALTGRPVVLLRDGRIEAIQDGPLAADIPVTDYGRATLLPGLVDAHAHLVFDPCGDVADQCLTDTDETLLTRIRDHARLALHSGVTTLRDLGDRGYLTLRVRDEHAPDLPELVCAGPPLTRERGHCWFLGGESEPGPALSAAVDEHAARGVDVIKVMATGGVITPGWKPHESQYTAEDLREVVVRAHSHGLPVTAHAHGADGIAAALDAGVDGIEHASFLGAGGVVVRDEVIGRLADSRVFVGVASARLPTDKPLSPLFQAVAAAFDRQRQAGVRLVCSSDAGVDPQKPFNCLPHGIVDFRDVIGMDDHGSLAAATSLAAQSCGLGHRKGRLASGYDADVLVVAGDATADVSALRQPLAVYRAGALVT, translated from the coding sequence ATGCGATCACACAACGGTTACCTGGGTCTGCGTGCCGACCGCGTATTCGACGGTGAGCGGGCACTGACCGGCCGTCCGGTCGTCCTGCTGCGGGACGGGCGGATCGAGGCCATTCAGGACGGCCCGCTCGCCGCGGACATCCCGGTCACCGACTACGGCCGGGCCACGCTGCTGCCGGGACTCGTGGACGCCCACGCGCACCTCGTCTTCGACCCGTGCGGAGACGTGGCCGACCAGTGCCTGACCGACACCGACGAGACGCTGCTGACGCGTATCCGTGACCATGCGCGATTGGCGCTGCACAGCGGCGTCACGACGCTGCGCGACCTCGGCGACCGCGGCTACCTGACCCTGCGCGTCCGCGACGAGCACGCCCCCGACCTGCCGGAACTCGTCTGCGCCGGCCCACCGCTGACGCGCGAGCGGGGTCACTGCTGGTTCCTCGGCGGCGAGAGCGAGCCCGGCCCGGCGCTGAGCGCCGCCGTCGACGAGCACGCGGCCCGGGGCGTGGACGTCATCAAGGTCATGGCGACTGGCGGGGTCATCACTCCGGGCTGGAAGCCGCACGAGTCGCAGTACACGGCCGAGGATCTGCGCGAGGTCGTCGTGCGCGCCCACTCGCACGGGCTCCCCGTCACCGCCCACGCGCACGGCGCCGACGGCATCGCCGCGGCGCTCGACGCCGGGGTGGACGGCATCGAGCACGCGTCGTTCCTCGGCGCCGGTGGCGTCGTGGTCCGCGACGAGGTCATCGGCAGGCTGGCCGACTCACGTGTCTTCGTCGGCGTCGCCTCCGCCCGGCTCCCGACGGACAAGCCGCTGTCACCGCTGTTCCAGGCGGTCGCCGCGGCCTTCGACCGCCAGCGTCAGGCCGGCGTCCGGCTGGTCTGCTCCTCGGACGCCGGGGTGGACCCGCAGAAGCCGTTCAACTGCCTGCCGCACGGGATCGTCGACTTCCGCGACGTCATCGGCATGGACGACCACGGGTCACTGGCGGCCGCCACCAGCCTGGCGGCGCAATCGTGCGGCCTCGGCCACCGCAAGGGGCGCCTCGCCTCCGGCTACGACGCCGACGTCCTGGTCGTCGCCGGCGACGCCACCGCGGATGTGTCCGCCCTACGTCAGCCCCTCGCCGTCTACCGCGCGGGCGCGCTGGTCACCTGA
- a CDS encoding GGDEF domain-containing protein, producing MIDSATSAEQLSAALLEIEDRSLWNAEADLALTTELEARAVELGDDTLVARARLCRTHLLARAGDIAEAARRLDDSMVWAVEHGDRLMQARIHVIWSYVQRLRGDFAKSLEHALSSVELLDGTATPQMRVRHHMKLADALADSGALDAARPRFRQTEELARELGLWEPLTNVLNNWAYSEYLAGDFVRAQEVASRLQEHAEAHGIELATFTLDTIGAIQIGNGQYAEAEQTMLACIELHHTGRYDGAEYLAEYLLTLARAQRGMGATDRAQVNLDASRAVCAERELHEVMVRVHQEQAELHAARGEIHEAFATHKIFHEAYERLRSKQHEAQAQTIFETVEVREEAERFREQARRDALTGLRNRRYIDEELPALIAANPDLTVAIVDLDHFKRINDELSHDVGDQVLVRIAKLLESELLAATPDGFVARLGGEEFLMVLPTTAVAAATDHLDRIRKTVSAYPWPEITGTLPVTISIGVAGVHEASDRSQPALLSTADRNLYIAKHAGRDRVASSQPGKARTYRDLDAA from the coding sequence TTGATCGACAGCGCGACCAGCGCCGAGCAGCTGTCGGCTGCCCTGCTCGAGATCGAGGACCGAAGCCTCTGGAACGCCGAGGCCGACCTCGCCCTCACCACCGAGCTTGAGGCCCGGGCCGTGGAACTCGGCGACGACACCCTGGTCGCGCGTGCCCGCCTGTGCCGCACGCACCTGCTCGCGCGCGCCGGCGACATCGCCGAGGCCGCCCGCCGACTTGACGACAGCATGGTGTGGGCGGTCGAGCACGGCGACCGTCTGATGCAGGCCCGCATCCACGTGATCTGGTCGTACGTCCAGCGGTTGCGCGGCGACTTCGCGAAAAGCCTGGAGCACGCGCTGAGCTCGGTCGAACTGCTCGACGGGACCGCCACACCGCAGATGCGGGTGCGGCACCACATGAAGCTGGCCGACGCCCTCGCTGACAGCGGCGCGTTGGACGCGGCCCGGCCGCGGTTCCGGCAGACCGAGGAGCTGGCCCGCGAGCTGGGCCTGTGGGAACCGCTCACGAACGTGCTCAACAACTGGGCGTACTCGGAGTATCTCGCCGGGGACTTCGTGCGCGCCCAGGAGGTCGCAAGCCGGCTGCAGGAACACGCCGAGGCGCACGGCATCGAACTCGCCACCTTCACCCTGGACACCATCGGCGCGATCCAGATCGGCAACGGCCAGTACGCGGAAGCCGAACAGACCATGCTCGCGTGCATCGAGCTGCACCACACGGGGCGCTACGACGGCGCCGAATACCTGGCCGAGTATCTGCTCACCCTGGCCCGCGCCCAGCGCGGAATGGGCGCCACCGACCGGGCCCAAGTCAACCTGGACGCCTCCCGCGCCGTCTGCGCCGAACGCGAGCTGCACGAGGTCATGGTCCGGGTGCACCAGGAGCAGGCCGAGCTGCATGCGGCCCGCGGCGAGATCCATGAGGCGTTCGCGACGCACAAGATCTTCCACGAGGCCTACGAGAGACTGCGGTCGAAGCAGCACGAGGCCCAGGCACAGACCATCTTCGAAACCGTCGAGGTCCGCGAGGAGGCCGAACGCTTCCGCGAGCAGGCCCGCCGCGACGCGCTGACCGGCCTGCGCAACCGGCGCTACATCGACGAGGAGCTGCCCGCCCTGATCGCGGCGAACCCCGACCTCACCGTGGCCATCGTCGACCTGGACCACTTCAAGCGGATCAACGACGAACTCTCCCACGACGTCGGCGACCAGGTACTCGTCCGGATCGCGAAGCTGCTGGAGAGCGAGCTGCTCGCCGCGACGCCGGACGGGTTCGTGGCCCGGCTCGGTGGGGAGGAATTCCTGATGGTCCTGCCCACGACGGCCGTCGCCGCCGCGACGGACCACCTCGACCGGATCCGCAAGACCGTCAGCGCGTACCCCTGGCCGGAGATCACCGGCACGCTGCCCGTGACGATCAGCATCGGCGTGGCGGGCGTGCACGAGGCGTCCGACCGCAGCCAGCCGGCCCTGCTGTCCACGGCGGACCGTAACCTCTACATCGCCAAGCACGCCGGCCGCGACCGCGTCGCCTCCAGCCAGCCTGGCAAGGCCCGCACCTACCGCGACCTCGACGCCGCCTGA
- a CDS encoding 3-oxoacyl-ACP synthase III family protein translates to MTITVSLTDVAGYLPGEPVPAEFFTRCPGADQRLRRSVMFAAPPYRHHVAPGDTNVDLIERAVAPLMRRHGAAEIRRVDVLLVHCQLPDLPFVGAGTEVARRLGLAPRWLLDVSNGGCASFVSMIELAAHLLRTTDARTALVCNAQTVAGQVFTQPAVRRLAQAAVPGDGCGVGYLTTSAAAPLLAVATRHIGEYAGDMTLACDSDRRYFEPGLDPMRIGFTEASIGRVFARGNRLVPEQVAEVCREVGVGPSAIDVLVTNQPNRAFLRNWREALQLPPERHLDTFEECGNLFGAAIPVTLDRGIRSGAVRPGDLVVLAGFAHAGDYAAAAAVRWGG, encoded by the coding sequence GTGACCATCACGGTCAGCCTCACCGACGTCGCCGGCTACCTGCCCGGCGAGCCGGTACCGGCGGAGTTCTTCACGCGGTGTCCCGGCGCGGATCAGAGGTTGCGTCGCAGCGTGATGTTCGCGGCGCCGCCGTACCGTCATCATGTGGCGCCCGGCGACACCAACGTGGACCTCATCGAGCGGGCCGTCGCGCCGCTGATGCGGCGGCACGGCGCCGCCGAGATCCGGCGGGTCGACGTGCTGCTGGTGCACTGCCAGCTGCCGGATCTGCCGTTCGTCGGGGCGGGCACCGAGGTGGCCCGCCGCCTCGGCCTGGCGCCGCGGTGGCTGCTGGACGTGTCCAACGGCGGATGCGCGTCGTTCGTCTCCATGATCGAGCTCGCGGCCCACCTGCTGCGCACCACCGATGCCCGCACGGCCCTGGTGTGCAACGCCCAGACCGTCGCCGGTCAGGTGTTCACCCAGCCCGCGGTGCGCCGGCTCGCCCAGGCCGCGGTTCCCGGCGACGGCTGCGGCGTGGGCTATCTGACGACCTCGGCGGCCGCGCCGCTGCTGGCCGTCGCGACCCGCCACATCGGCGAGTACGCCGGCGACATGACGCTGGCCTGCGACTCGGACCGGCGCTACTTCGAGCCGGGGCTGGACCCGATGCGGATCGGCTTCACCGAGGCCAGCATCGGCCGGGTCTTCGCCCGCGGCAACCGCCTGGTGCCCGAGCAGGTCGCCGAGGTCTGCCGGGAGGTCGGCGTCGGCCCCTCGGCGATCGACGTGCTGGTCACCAACCAGCCGAACCGGGCGTTCCTGCGCAACTGGCGGGAGGCGCTGCAACTGCCCCCGGAGCGGCACCTCGACACGTTCGAGGAGTGCGGCAACCTGTTCGGGGCGGCGATTCCGGTCACTCTGGACCGGGGGATCCGCTCCGGCGCGGTCCGGCCGGGCGACCTGGTGGTGCTCGCGGGCTTCGCGCACGCCGGCGACTACGCGGCGGCCGCCGCGGTGCGCTGGGGCGGCTGA
- a CDS encoding maleylpyruvate isomerase family mycothiol-dependent enzyme yields the protein MLEFDRYLLEFDTETARLARLAHDADAQRPIPTCPGWTLEQLVGHVGLGHRWAAEIIRRRLLQPIPFPEVAVPAGPEERSEWLIAGASMLADAVREAGPDQPVWTWQKDRSAGFWLRRLLHDEVVHRFDAELALGIKGELATDLAADGVSDVLDTAATLSRTDIGVSSAFTGLVGTGESLQFVATDEGLGTNGEWSVVRGPGGVTWRHGHQRAHVTVRGPALDLLLLLNRRRTVETADVEIIGDRELFAHWWSNSTF from the coding sequence GTGCTTGAGTTCGACCGGTACCTGCTGGAGTTCGACACCGAGACGGCCAGACTGGCCAGGCTGGCGCACGACGCGGACGCTCAGCGTCCGATCCCGACCTGCCCCGGCTGGACGTTGGAACAGCTCGTGGGCCATGTCGGCCTCGGGCACCGGTGGGCGGCCGAGATCATCCGGCGGCGCCTGCTGCAGCCGATTCCCTTCCCGGAGGTCGCCGTGCCCGCCGGCCCAGAGGAGCGAAGCGAGTGGCTGATCGCCGGCGCGTCGATGCTCGCCGACGCGGTGCGGGAGGCGGGACCGGACCAGCCGGTGTGGACCTGGCAGAAGGATCGGTCGGCGGGCTTCTGGCTTCGCCGGCTGCTCCACGACGAGGTGGTGCACCGCTTCGACGCCGAACTGGCTCTGGGCATCAAGGGTGAGCTGGCCACGGATCTCGCGGCCGACGGCGTGTCCGACGTCCTGGACACCGCCGCGACCCTGTCCAGGACGGACATCGGCGTGTCGAGCGCGTTCACCGGCCTGGTGGGTACCGGTGAGTCGTTGCAGTTCGTCGCCACGGACGAGGGCCTCGGGACGAACGGCGAATGGTCGGTCGTTCGCGGCCCGGGCGGTGTCACCTGGCGGCACGGCCACCAGCGGGCGCACGTCACGGTACGCGGGCCGGCCCTGGACCTGCTGCTCCTGCTCAACCGCCGCCGGACGGTGGAAACGGCGGACGTGGAGATCATTGGCGACCGGGAGCTCTTCGCGCATTGGTGGTCGAACAGCACATTCTGA
- a CDS encoding ATP-binding protein: MRRDQPPFLLSRPDHPGMSGGQVVTVVGDFDTGLVEAAVSGRWDAGLKTTAAGLLRACLVGEPAGVLVDLQGLADPGGASAALWAAARLWGARTPAVPVVVCLPPAAPLAGVLARRDTGWDLPVYASVPEARAALTAGTARLERLVLHLEPDGSVLSLVAEMLGEACTDWGLLPLYRPACAVLTELVANAIEHAGTSIDVAVTRRRAGLHLAVQDGDRRFPRGPGDVRGDPGDPARRGYGLRLVHAATAAWGALPTRTGKIVWGTLAIAEATADRPRQPAARPLAAPRHGSRR, translated from the coding sequence ATGAGGCGTGACCAGCCGCCGTTCCTGCTGTCCCGGCCCGACCACCCCGGCATGTCCGGCGGACAAGTGGTCACCGTGGTCGGTGATTTCGACACCGGTCTGGTCGAGGCGGCCGTCTCCGGCCGCTGGGACGCCGGGCTCAAGACCACCGCGGCCGGACTGCTGCGCGCCTGCCTGGTGGGTGAGCCCGCCGGTGTGCTCGTCGACCTGCAGGGCCTGGCGGATCCGGGCGGGGCCAGCGCCGCCCTGTGGGCCGCCGCCCGGCTGTGGGGTGCACGGACCCCGGCCGTGCCGGTGGTGGTGTGCCTGCCGCCCGCGGCACCGCTGGCCGGGGTCCTCGCCCGGCGCGACACCGGCTGGGACCTGCCGGTCTACGCGTCGGTGCCCGAGGCCCGCGCCGCTCTCACCGCCGGCACGGCACGGTTGGAGCGGCTGGTCCTGCACCTGGAGCCGGACGGCAGCGTCCTGTCCCTGGTCGCCGAGATGCTCGGTGAGGCGTGCACCGACTGGGGGCTGCTGCCGTTGTACCGTCCGGCCTGCGCGGTGCTGACCGAACTGGTCGCCAACGCGATCGAGCACGCCGGCACGTCGATCGACGTGGCGGTCACCCGCCGCCGGGCGGGGTTGCACCTGGCCGTACAGGACGGTGATCGCCGGTTCCCGCGCGGGCCCGGCGACGTCAGGGGTGATCCGGGTGATCCCGCCCGGCGCGGCTACGGGCTGCGCCTGGTCCACGCCGCGACGGCCGCCTGGGGTGCCCTGCCGACCCGTACCGGCAAGATCGTGTGGGGCACGCTCGCCATCGCGGAGGCCACCGCCGACCGGCCCCGCCAGCCGGCCGCCAGGCCGCTCGCGGCACCCCGGCACGGCAGCCGGCGCTGA